A stretch of Brassica napus cultivar Da-Ae chromosome C6, Da-Ae, whole genome shotgun sequence DNA encodes these proteins:
- the LOC106449705 gene encoding SKP1-like protein 1A — protein MSTSKKIVLKSSDGHIFEVEEAVALQSQTIAHMIEDDCVDNGIPISNINGEILSKVIEYCKKHVVLPDGDSSSSSREELKAWDAEFMKTDQSTIFNLILAANFLNIKNLLDLGCQTVADMITGKTPEETRTVLNIENDFTPEEEEEIRKENQWAFE, from the coding sequence ATGTCGACCTCCAAGAAGATCGTGTTGAAGAGCTCGGATGGCCACATCTTTGAGGTTGAAGAAGCAGTGGCTCTCCAGTCGCAGACCATAGCTCACATGATTGAAGATGATTGCGTCGACAATGGAATCCCTATTTCCAACATTAATGGCGAGATCCTCTCTAAAGTGATCGAGTATTGCAAGAAACACGTCGTTCTCCCCGATGGTGactcgtcctcttcctctagAGAGGAGCTCAAGGCTTGGGATGCCGAGTTCATGAAAACAGACCAGTCGACGATCTTTAACCTTATTCTTGCTGCTAATTTTCTGAATATAAAAAATCTTCTTGATCTTGGTTGCCAAACAGTGGCTGATATGATCACAGGTAAAACTCCAGAGGAGACTCGTACTGTGTTAAACATCGAGAACGATTTCACAcccgaagaagaggaagagattCGCAAAGAAAACCAATGGGCTTTTGAATGA
- the LOC106379809 gene encoding putative box C/D snoRNA protein SPCC613.07 isoform X3 — protein sequence MLEETKRVAESAKRMRNQICKNPYFKESQRTKLRAAAARGSTNLLFLSSGMLNRERNQTRYDNRSKCISWTIEWRFHSTDVVLVDHGVGEDTSLCSVIENHLKPGPWIHKLKPFCDVDLVSLKLFIRQHQKGAKATFKELDIKASLRQQLAKVAIVEYPVIHVYLPSQSYVFEGIRDFYHLNTTPDPNGSLYYSHGDTTEGKITSREEEIGEDGR from the exons ATGCTGGAGGAGACAAAGAGAGTAGCAGAGTCTGCTAAGAGAATGAGAAATCAGATATGCAAAAATCCTTACTTTAAGGAATCTCAGCGTACTAAACTTCGAGCTGCTGCTGCTAGGGGAAGTACTAATCTACTGTTTCTTTCTAGTGGAATGTTGAACCGGGAAAGGAATCAGACTCGTTATGATAACCG gagtAAGTGCATCTCTTGGACAATTGAGTGGCGGTTCCACTCTACAGATGTGGTTCTTGTTGACCATGG AGTTGGTGAAGATACAAGTCTTTGCTCTGTCATAGAGAATCATCTTAAGCCAGGCCCTTGGATTCACAAGCTCAAGCCTTTTTGTGATGTGGATCTTGTTTCTCTCAAACTTTTTATCCGCCAACACCAAAAG GGTGCAAAGGCTACTTTCAAGGAGCTGGACATCAAGGCTTCTTTGAGGCAACAACTTGCCAAAGTAGCTATTGTAGAGTACCCGGTGATCCATGTATATCTGCCTTCACAGAGCTATGTCTTTGAAGGTATCAGAGACTTCTACCACTTAAACACCACACCTGATCCTAATGGTTCCTTATACTATAGCCACGGAGATACTACAGAAGGTAAAATAACCTCACGAGAAGAGGAAATAGGAGAAGACGGCCGTTGA
- the LOC106379811 gene encoding uncharacterized protein LOC106379811 encodes MIMILKGMIHPNGNILIQTLSRLHLDILIYIMQLLSLKTSNECLTTIFRQITPFYYFIPNLTTSSHQLTYEFYSKPYNFHCSKKAKFDIVLLFPNMICTESNHQRISFSSDLGQSDNASPPPALIRRDESLLDSSNSSFEFHISNNFDPGDSSPADEIFADGMILPFHVTPPSTAPKRLYKYELPPITSSLSPSPLPPQPLPPKHIEKDTSGANSDSEAEKSSKSFWSFKRSSSLNCDLKKSLICSFPRLTRSNSTGSVTNSKRAMLRDVNNHRVSPTSSSSSSSVCCNYHFRPQKHTGKKGEAGGGSFSAIPVLSGPSTFGLGSFLRHSKKKKNKK; translated from the coding sequence ATGATCATGATCCTTAAAGGGATGATCCATCCTAACGGTAACATACTTATTCAAACCCTGTCAAGATTACATTtagatattttgatatatataatgcAATTGCTTTCTCTGAAGACAAGTAATGAGTGCCTAACCACAATCTTTAGACAGATTACGCCcttctattattttattccaAACCTTACAACTTCTTCCCACCAACTAACTTATGAGTTTTATTCCAAACCTTACAACTTCCATTGTTCTAAGAAAGCAAAGTTTGACATTGTTCTTTTGTTTCCAAATATGATCTGCACGGAGTCAAATCACCAGCGTATTTCCTTCTCCAGTGATCTTGGCCAATCAGATAACGCATCACCACCACCAGCCCTTATCCGAAGAGACGAATCTCTTCTTGATTCATCAAACTCTTCTTTCGAGTTCCACATCTCAAACAACTTTGATCCTGGAGACTCCTCACCAGCCGATGAGATCTTCGCTGACGGCATGATCCTCCCTTTCCATGTAACCCCACCTTCCACCGCACCAAAACGTCTCTACAAATACGAACTCCCTCCCATTACCTCCTCTCTTTCTCCATCTCCTCTCCCTCCACAACCATTACCGCCAAAACACATCGAGAAGGACACCAGCGGTGCAAACTCGGACTCAGAAGCAGAGAAGTCGTCAAAGTCGTTTTGGAGtttcaagagaagctcgagtcTCAACTGCGACTTAAAGAAGAGTCTGATCTGTTCGTTTCCTCGTCTCACGAGAAGCAACTCTACAGGTTCGGTTACTAATTCAAAGAGAGCAATGCTGAGAGATGTTAACAACCATAGGGTCtctcccacttcttcttcttcttcttcctctgtctgTTGCAACTATCACTTCAGGCCTCAGAAGCACACAGGCAAGAAAGGTGAAGCAGGAGGAGGAAGCTTTTCGGCTATTCCAGTCCTCAGTGGTCCGTCTACGTTTGGGTTAGGATCGTTTCTACGTcactcaaagaagaagaagaacaagaagtag
- the LOC106379809 gene encoding box C/D snoRNA protein 1 isoform X2, with the protein MDNSSVCGECKLKPWKYKCPGCSIRSCGLPCVKAHKQRTGCTGKRKVTDFVTLSHFDDSLLLSDYRMLEETKRVAESAKRMRNQICKNPYFKESQRTKLRAAAARGSTNLLFLSSGMLNRERNQTRYDNRSKCISWTIEWRFHSTDVVLVDHGVGEDTSLCSVIENHLKPGPWIHKLKPFCDVDLVSLKLFIRQHQKGAKATFKELDIKASLRQQLAKVAIVEYPVIHVYLPSQSYVFEATEILQKVK; encoded by the exons ATGGATAATAGTTCGGTCTGTGGGGAATGCAAGTTGAAACCATGGAAGTACAAGTGTCCGGGATGTTCGATCCGTTCCTGTGGGCTTCCTTGTGTGAAAGCTCACAAGCAGCGAACAGGTTGTACAGGCAAGAGGAAGGTCACAGACTTCGTTACCCTCTCACACTTCGACGATAGTCTCCTTCTCTCTG ACTACAGAATGCTGGAGGAGACAAAGAGAGTAGCAGAGTCTGCTAAGAGAATGAGAAATCAGATATGCAAAAATCCTTACTTTAAGGAATCTCAGCGTACTAAACTTCGAGCTGCTGCTGCTAGGGGAAGTACTAATCTACTGTTTCTTTCTAGTGGAATGTTGAACCGGGAAAGGAATCAGACTCGTTATGATAACCG gagtAAGTGCATCTCTTGGACAATTGAGTGGCGGTTCCACTCTACAGATGTGGTTCTTGTTGACCATGG AGTTGGTGAAGATACAAGTCTTTGCTCTGTCATAGAGAATCATCTTAAGCCAGGCCCTTGGATTCACAAGCTCAAGCCTTTTTGTGATGTGGATCTTGTTTCTCTCAAACTTTTTATCCGCCAACACCAAAAG GGTGCAAAGGCTACTTTCAAGGAGCTGGACATCAAGGCTTCTTTGAGGCAACAACTTGCCAAAGTAGCTATTGTAGAGTACCCGGTGATCCATGTATATCTGCCTTCACAGAGCTATGTCTTTGAAG CCACGGAGATACTACAGAAGGTAAAATAA
- the LOC111206997 gene encoding uncharacterized protein LOC111206997: MERPPERSKRLHNFTLPYLRWGQQRFLRCVNLPSHHLPSSSSSPSPDHAANRSVVAAVRPWNLRTRRAACSEPGDESPAKIEIGVRRGVVNGEEMEKDEKLKFSVSLMKKEIEEDFSNMIGKRLPRRPKKRPRTVQKKLNTIFPGLWLSEEVTIDSYDVPEALET; this comes from the exons ATGGAGCGTCCTCCAGAAAGATCGAAACGCCTCCATAACTTCACCTTACCTTATCTCCGTTGGGGTCAACAAAGATTCCTCAGATGCGTCAATCTACCTTCACAtcatcttccttcttcttcttcctctccttctccaGATCACGCAGCCAACAGATCTGTTGTGGCGGCGGTTCGTCCGTGGAATCTGAGGACGAGAAGAGCTGCGTGTAGTGAACCTGGAGACGAATCTCCGGCGAAGATCGAAATCGGCGTGAGGAGAGGTGTAGTAAATGgagaagaaatggagaaggATGAGAAATTGAAATTCTCGGTTTCGTTGATGAAGAAAGAGATCGAAGAGGATTTTTCGAACATGATTGGGAAAAGACTTCCAAGGAGACCTAAGAAGAGACCAAGAACTGTTCAGAAGAAACTCAAT ACGATTTTTCCTGGATTGTGGTTGTCAGAAGAAGTAACGATAGATTCATATGACGTCCCTGAAGCTCTTGAAACGTGA
- the LOC106379809 gene encoding box C/D snoRNA protein 1 isoform X1: MDNSSVCGECKLKPWKYKCPGCSIRSCGLPCVKAHKQRTGCTGKRKVTDFVTLSHFDDSLLLSDYRMLEETKRVAESAKRMRNQICKNPYFKESQRTKLRAAAARGSTNLLFLSSGMLNRERNQTRYDNRSKCISWTIEWRFHSTDVVLVDHGVGEDTSLCSVIENHLKPGPWIHKLKPFCDVDLVSLKLFIRQHQKGAKATFKELDIKASLRQQLAKVAIVEYPVIHVYLPSQSYVFEGIRDFYHLNTTPDPNGSLYYSHGDTTEGKITSREEEIGEDGR, from the exons ATGGATAATAGTTCGGTCTGTGGGGAATGCAAGTTGAAACCATGGAAGTACAAGTGTCCGGGATGTTCGATCCGTTCCTGTGGGCTTCCTTGTGTGAAAGCTCACAAGCAGCGAACAGGTTGTACAGGCAAGAGGAAGGTCACAGACTTCGTTACCCTCTCACACTTCGACGATAGTCTCCTTCTCTCTG ACTACAGAATGCTGGAGGAGACAAAGAGAGTAGCAGAGTCTGCTAAGAGAATGAGAAATCAGATATGCAAAAATCCTTACTTTAAGGAATCTCAGCGTACTAAACTTCGAGCTGCTGCTGCTAGGGGAAGTACTAATCTACTGTTTCTTTCTAGTGGAATGTTGAACCGGGAAAGGAATCAGACTCGTTATGATAACCG gagtAAGTGCATCTCTTGGACAATTGAGTGGCGGTTCCACTCTACAGATGTGGTTCTTGTTGACCATGG AGTTGGTGAAGATACAAGTCTTTGCTCTGTCATAGAGAATCATCTTAAGCCAGGCCCTTGGATTCACAAGCTCAAGCCTTTTTGTGATGTGGATCTTGTTTCTCTCAAACTTTTTATCCGCCAACACCAAAAG GGTGCAAAGGCTACTTTCAAGGAGCTGGACATCAAGGCTTCTTTGAGGCAACAACTTGCCAAAGTAGCTATTGTAGAGTACCCGGTGATCCATGTATATCTGCCTTCACAGAGCTATGTCTTTGAAGGTATCAGAGACTTCTACCACTTAAACACCACACCTGATCCTAATGGTTCCTTATACTATAGCCACGGAGATACTACAGAAGGTAAAATAACCTCACGAGAAGAGGAAATAGGAGAAGACGGCCGTTGA
- the LOC106382086 gene encoding AMSH-like ubiquitin thioesterase 1 translates to MGSSCEIVDLSTSARRITVDNRISLKFYFRIADNILKQANIFRAEKNVIDLYVMLLRFSSLALETIPSHRDYRTSLKSNKEYLRMRLLDVLTELEKLKPVVQQRIDELNPKPLPRYSVQAHPANGTPRWSSAVKPSISSYDHAKVLNPSGHNFGYMGSRGQQLLNAAPLEERFRKMSVNLMRPTEESLSKHSILGPGGLRAQWQPPKIDIKVQYPSNIDFAPVEIPSFQRQFVDSKPMITNGNKNEPERPVVESTSTPSENIQKNYTEELSSMISFEESESVIDNHIIRQPSPPPVLAEVQDLAAGSCHEAIEAECKMDNPLPDESLRSESPLELHIATTMMDTFLRLAKSNTKKNLETCGILAGSLKNRKFYITALIIPKQESTSDSCQATNEEEIFEVQDKQSLFPLGWIHTHPTQSCFMSSIDVHTHYSYQIMLPEAVAIVMAPQDSSRKHGIFRLTTPGGMTVIRNCDQRGFHAHSSPADGGPIYNTCTDVYMNPNLKFDVIDLR, encoded by the exons ATGGGGTCGTCTTGTGAGATCGTGGATCTCTCCACTAGTGCTCGGAGAATAACCGTAGACAATCGTATCTCTCTCAAATTTTACTTCAGGATCGCAGATAATATCCTCAAACAG GCCAACATATTCCGGGCTGAGAAGAAtgtaattgatttatatgtcaTGCTTCTGCGTTTCTCGAG TTTGGCTCTCGAGACCATACCCTCCCATCGAGATTACAGAACTTCTCTTAAAAGCAACAAAGAGTATTTGAGAATG AGACTATTGGATGTATTGACCGAGCTGGAGAAGTTGAAACCAGTTGTACAGCAAAGGATCGATGAACTTAATCCTAAGCCTTTACCTCGATATAGTGTGCAAGCTCATCCCGCAAATGGTACTCCACGTTGGTCTTCCGCTGTAAAACCATCGATAAGTAGCTATGATCATGCGAAG GTACTAAATCCTTCTGGACATAATTTTGGCTACATGGGTTCCAGGGGTCAGCAACTCTTGAACGCTGCACCACTTGAAGAGCGTTTCCGAAAGAT GTCAGTTAACTTGATGCGACCAACAGAGGAATCCCTTTCCAAGCATTCTATCTTGGGTCCAGGTGGACTCCGTGCACAGTGGCAGCCTCCCAAGATTGACATTAAG GTTCAGTATCCGAGCAATATAGATTTTGCACCAGTTGAAATCCCAAG CTTCCAACGACAATTCGTGGATAGCAAACCAATGATAACAAACGGCAATAAAAACGAACCTGAGAGGCCAGTTGTGGAATCAACTTCTACACCAAGTGAAAATATCCAGAAAAATTACACCGAAGAGCTTTCATCCATGATTTCTTTCGAAGAATCCGAAAGTGTTATTGACAACCATATCATCAGGCAACCTTCACCACCTCCAGTACTAGCAGAAGTTCAAGACTTGGCTGCTGGTTCATGTCATGAAGCAATAGAAGCGGAATGTAAGATGGATAACCCCTTACCTGATGAGTCTCTACGGTCAGAGTCTCCTCTTGAACTCCATATT GCGACAACAATGATGGATACATTTTTGAGGCTTGCCAAGTCAAACACCAAGAAGAATCTAGAGACGTGTGGTATTCTTGCTGGTTCACTA AAAAACAGAAAGTTCTATATTACAGCTCTCATCATACCAAAACAGGAATCAACATCTGACTCG TGTCAGGCCACAAACGAGGAGGAGATATTTGAAGTACAGGACAAGCAATCTCTTTTCCCACTTGGATGGATTCAT ACGCATCCGACACAGTCTTGTTTCATGTCATCTATCGATGTACACACGCACTATTCATACCAG ATTATGTTACCGGAAGCTGTGGCAATCGTCATGGCCCCGCAAGACTCTTCAAG GAAACATGGAATATTCCGGCTGACAACGCCGGGAGGGATGACGGTGATAAGAAACTGTGACCAGCGTGGCTTTCACGCACACAGTTCGCCGGCAGACGGAGGACCGATTTACAATACATGTACGGATGTTTACATGAACCCAAATCTAAAGTTCGATGTCATCGATCTGAGATAG